One segment of bacterium DNA contains the following:
- a CDS encoding N-acyl homoserine lactonase family protein produces MRLYILDLGRCDVDKGAVLTPGSGDGKRIQIPIVGYLIQTDDGTNILVDTGIHRKHIADPLATHRGKPFAKVLTVMMRPEDDIANRLGEIGLRADDVDVLVSTHFHFDHAGNHADFGRARILVQRECYEAARSSDRYPRDLFDLPHLHYEMVDGDADIATGVRLLETSGHVPGHQSVLVRLPKTGSVILAIDAIYTPENVQTDNWGVYTDPDRARVSARRLVQLANAEGALLIYGHDPAQWATLRKAPAYYD; encoded by the coding sequence GTGAGACTGTACATCCTAGATCTCGGCCGGTGCGACGTGGACAAGGGCGCGGTGCTCACGCCGGGGTCGGGGGACGGGAAGCGGATCCAGATCCCGATCGTCGGGTACCTGATCCAGACCGACGACGGCACGAACATCCTCGTGGACACCGGGATCCACCGAAAGCACATCGCCGACCCGCTGGCGACCCACCGGGGGAAGCCGTTTGCGAAGGTCCTCACGGTCATGATGCGGCCGGAGGACGACATCGCCAACCGGCTGGGAGAGATCGGGCTCCGTGCGGACGACGTGGACGTGCTCGTCAGCACCCACTTTCACTTCGACCATGCCGGCAATCACGCCGACTTTGGGCGCGCGAGGATCCTGGTGCAGCGGGAGTGCTACGAGGCTGCCCGGTCGTCCGACCGGTATCCGAGGGACTTGTTCGACCTCCCGCACCTGCACTACGAGATGGTCGACGGTGACGCGGACATCGCCACCGGCGTCCGGCTGCTCGAGACGTCGGGACACGTGCCGGGGCATCAGTCGGTACTGGTGCGGTTGCCCAAGACCGGCAGCGTGATCTTGGCGATCGACGCGATCTACACGCCGGAAAACGTCCAGACGGACAACTGGGGAGTGTACACCGATCCGGACCGCGCCCGGGTGAGCGCCCGCCGCCTCGTCCAGCTGGCCAACGCCGAGGGCGCGCTGCTGATCTACGGCCACGACCCGGCGCAGTGGGCCACGCTGCGCAAGGCGCCCGCGTACTACGACTAG
- a CDS encoding ABC transporter permease, with translation MDAHAPSTPRPFPAPLAGRRPSRLLRQFARHRLAVAGGVLLLVVFVLAVLGPVITPYNPERVRIADRLRPPEAAHWLGTDQFGRDVLSRVIAGARPTCVAAVIAIGIAAGTGVILGAVAGYAGGAVDGVVMRAMDIMLAFPGILLALVVVTILGTGLVNVMIAVGVSLIPVFTRLVRGTMLSIRQREYVLSARAIGCRSARILGRHILPNVWAQVAVLSTTALGWAIIAGSTLNFLGFGVHPPTPEWGADLNTGREYLNAAWWMSTAPGTAIVLVILAINFVGDGITEALDPALRRR, from the coding sequence ATGGACGCACACGCACCCTCGACCCCTCGTCCGTTCCCGGCGCCACTGGCCGGCAGGCGCCCGTCGCGCCTCCTCCGGCAGTTCGCGCGGCACCGGCTCGCGGTCGCGGGCGGCGTCCTCCTGCTCGTCGTCTTCGTCCTGGCCGTGTTGGGTCCCGTGATCACACCGTACAATCCGGAGCGCGTGCGGATCGCGGATCGGCTGCGTCCGCCTGAGGCCGCGCACTGGCTCGGCACCGACCAGTTCGGGCGCGACGTGCTGAGTCGGGTGATCGCCGGCGCGCGGCCGACGTGCGTCGCCGCCGTGATCGCGATCGGAATCGCCGCCGGCACGGGCGTGATCCTGGGCGCGGTGGCTGGCTACGCGGGCGGCGCCGTGGACGGCGTGGTGATGCGGGCGATGGACATCATGCTCGCGTTCCCCGGGATTCTGCTGGCGCTCGTCGTGGTGACGATCCTCGGGACCGGGCTCGTGAACGTCATGATCGCGGTCGGCGTCTCCCTGATCCCGGTGTTCACGCGCCTCGTGCGCGGCACGATGCTGTCGATCCGGCAGCGCGAGTACGTGTTATCCGCCCGGGCGATCGGTTGCCGGTCCGCCCGCATTCTCGGTCGGCACATCCTGCCCAACGTCTGGGCGCAGGTCGCGGTGCTGTCCACGACCGCCCTCGGCTGGGCGATCATCGCCGGGTCGACGTTGAACTTCCTCGGGTTCGGGGTGCATCCGCCGACGCCGGAGTGGGGCGCCGACCTCAACACCGGCCGGGAGTACCTCAACGCGGCCTGGTGGATGAGCACGGCGCCGGGCACGGCGATCGTGCTGGTCATTCTGGCGATCAACTTCGTGGGCGACGGCATCACCGAAGCGTTGGACCCTGCGTTGCGCCGCCGGTAG
- a CDS encoding ABC transporter permease codes for MTRYLRNGPLAVGTAILALVLGGVLYQAVWGGQTEIRIEIGDRLQPPTPGHIFGTDDLGRDVLARVLGGGAIAFEVGLVAVGIGLGAGGSLALAAVRWRRWPARILGPVMDGLMAFPAILLALAIVAVLGTGYVQAMIAIGVGLVPVFWRQTRAQALVVETLEFVDAARGLGATERRVLWRHVLPQIAPLLVIQATTAFSGAVLSEASLSFLGVGTQPPVPSWGRMLLEATRALSVAPWMAVFPGIALGVTVLGINLLGDGLRDALDPQLRRVAGREPVF; via the coding sequence ATGACGCGCTACCTCCGGAACGGCCCGCTCGCGGTGGGCACGGCGATCCTCGCGCTCGTCCTCGGCGGCGTGCTCTATCAGGCGGTATGGGGCGGGCAGACGGAGATCCGGATCGAGATCGGGGACCGGCTGCAGCCCCCCACCCCTGGCCACATCTTCGGCACCGACGACCTCGGCCGCGACGTCCTCGCCCGCGTGCTCGGCGGCGGCGCGATCGCCTTCGAGGTCGGGCTCGTCGCCGTGGGGATCGGGCTCGGCGCCGGGGGCTCACTGGCGCTCGCCGCCGTGCGGTGGCGCCGGTGGCCGGCGCGGATCCTCGGCCCGGTCATGGACGGGTTGATGGCGTTTCCCGCGATCCTGCTCGCGCTCGCGATCGTCGCGGTGCTCGGCACCGGGTACGTCCAGGCGATGATCGCCATCGGCGTCGGCCTCGTGCCGGTCTTTTGGCGGCAGACGCGCGCACAGGCGCTCGTCGTCGAGACGCTCGAGTTCGTCGACGCCGCACGCGGCCTCGGCGCGACGGAACGACGCGTGCTCTGGCGGCACGTCCTGCCGCAGATCGCGCCGCTGCTCGTCATCCAGGCGACCACGGCCTTCAGCGGAGCGGTGCTGAGCGAGGCGTCGCTGAGTTTCCTGGGCGTGGGCACGCAGCCGCCGGTGCCGTCATGGGGGCGAATGCTGCTCGAGGCGACGCGCGCGCTCTCCGTGGCGCCGTGGATGGCCGTGTTTCCGGGGATCGCGCTCGGCGTCACCGTGCTCGGCATCAACCTGCTCGGGGACGGACTCCGCGATGCGCTGGATCCGCAGCTGCGGCGCGTGGCCGGCAGGGAGCCGGTCTTCTGA